The segment TGGAAGGTCTATGAAAATGCATTATACCACTGTGCTTCCAATCAACAAGTAATctggattattattattatgtttttttttgataaagtaattAGTTCTTTGCAGGCATCAAGTAGATGCGTAATAGTTACAAAAGCTTAGTAGCAAAAGGTCTGCTCTCCTTTATATTGTTAATTAAGAGTCAGGGAGCTGACAAAGTTCAGAAATGAATCAGGTGGATCTAGAGAGGATAAATAAACCCAACTATGACAGCTATAGTAATATCAGACCCCGGGCAAATGGGTGTGCGAGGGGAACATTGTGCTTATGTTCACCTGTGAAGCATGGGCACCGGGTTTTGGGCTGTGTAGTTGGACAAAATTCATGCATCAGACACGCTCTGTACATGTATTCTTGTCTTTCtctattttttggacaaaaattgAACACTTATTAGGCCAAGTTATGTTTTTAGAAGAAAATCAGGGGCTTAAAGTAAGAAATGAGAACTGATGAAAAACCCTTGAAATCCTAGAATCTCTTTCTGAAGACTAATTTGAACATGAAGTAGAGAACCTGCATCACTCATGAGTTCTCAGCTTCTGTTAACTGCTTGCTTCTTCAGTTCACAGATCTTCTATATTTGAGTTCTCAGTAGGTCTATTTTTCAGGTTCTCTTTTCTCATTAGACTCTGCTGTCTGCTTGATACTTTGATGAGCCTTTCCTCCTTCCCTGGTTTGCTTCTGGCTGCTCTgctatttaattttattgtagACATGCATGCTACTTTTTGCTATGTCAATGATTTTTATTATGTGATATTTTGCAGAATCTGAAGATCCAATAGAAAATATGGGATTAAGATATTGCAGAGTCAGGCTTTTCTTCTTCTAAGTCTTGCTGCGGACTCTCTCCTATATTTTAATGTCTTATTAGTTATTTATTGTACATGAGTGCTATGTGTTTCTATGTGactaatatgatataattaacaATATGCATAAACCTGTTGATCACTTGCTGTGGAAAATGGATCACCCTGCTTGTTTATGGCTTTTTTCCGCTCGTCTACAACATAATTGGTCTCTGAAAAgttcttttcctttattttttgcttttatgAACCgtagaaaagaaagagaatatTTTGTGGGGGGAGAGGGAAGGGCCAGCCGTTCTGCATTTGATGTACACGACTTGTTTTGGCAATGACCAATTTGTTGCGAGCATTTTTGATCCCACTGAGAATGTCAGCATATTTTACAGGGTTGAGAAAAGCTTCACTTGGGTTGTGGTCTAGAACCCATCACAGAGTAACTCATAGGGCATTCTGTTGTATCTTACCTGGTACGGTTTCCTTCTCCTCTTCCTGTTCGGATAGAACTACTCTGTTTTAAAGTAATTGTTCTAATATGGTGCAGTTATGATTGATTTGATGATTAGGTGGTTTAATATGACGACAAGTTTGGAAGAGTCATCAAAGAAAACTTCACGTCCTCAATTGGTTGTATTGAACAAGGCGTTCAAATTGGTGAGAGTCCTTCCTTATACTATCTAAGATGAAAGTGAGATGTGTTTAATTGTCTATGAGTGGGTCATATGTCTGGTTTTAACTTCTTGGAGGGTGACTCTTTCAAATGTAAGATGCATAGGCACTAAAGGTAGCAAGTTCTGTTCTGTACTTCTGTAGCATCCATAAGGTCCTGAATTTTACCTGATCTAAAGCAGGAGATACAATGACTTCTATCAGGAGATGAGGTAATGATGTTCTTAGATTTCTATTAAATAAAGCgagtgggggtggggtgggtagtatagccaaaaaaataaaaatactggGAATTTGCCATAGTTCCcctcatatttattttactgACCATTGATACTTTCATAAAATCAAGCTAACCTGGTACTCCGCTATGTCAGATCTTTTCCATTTCAAAACTTCAGAGGTACTATGACTGGTATTCATattcttgtaattttttataaattaaatatggcACTGTGGGCCAATTTTATTCATTCAAATCTATAAAAGAACAAGAACAAAGTTTGGTCAGCCCACAAATGGATCTGGACTGAATAAAAATTAGagctaaagaaaaaataaaacaaaaacaagaaaaggaaaGTAAATCAAAATCTAATCTTTCTGATAAAATCTAATCATGGTTGTCGGCTTTCAAACTTTTGATGGTTAGGCTCTTTGATGGACTTCATCTCTtccaattcctcctatttttcaagtttcaatttcCCCACTGATGGAGTTCTGTGAATGTTGACttttttccattgaatttctgaAGATTGAGCATCCATGTCTCCTGCTGTGTCGATTGTTGTTTCCAAGATTGTAGGTCAGCTCTATTTTTGTTTCCTTCATTTCCACTTCCGTCTTCCGATCAGTCCACTGACGTTGATATATTTGTTTCCCAGGTGTTTTTTGTCCTTCCTTGCTGCTTCTTTCTTAGTGTTGTTCTTTCCagctttcttattttttgtcttctttcttGAAAGTTTGTATTTGTGATTTATCTTTGTTGTTTCGATCAAACTCCACCCTGTGTTGGTATTGTAATAGATCATTTCTTGTAGCACTAATGTtgttttggtttgatttttcaatGATTCTCAGAGATACTATCGTTTTGAATCCTCCTTTCCTGACTCTGATGTAAGGAATTTCCGATTTATCATTATTGATAAGTTGTTTCCCTCTGATTGGTAGTTCctgaaaattgttgaaatgtaTGGTCCCTTCGTGCTCATATGCTGGTGATGTAATCTGCCTCCATATTGCCTTCTCCAATTGTATGTGTGATCTCAACTTGTATTGTTGCATCCATTCCTTGGCTCTTTCAATTAGTTGAGTCATTTCCCAATGATTTTTCCACACGGTTGTTAAGTTGTTTTTAAGAATCATAGAGTGTTTACAGACTCACATTTGTGTATCCAAGTGTGTAACAGTAGTTCAGTGCTTCATGTATGACTAAGTTTTTGCCATTATGCTAGTGGATTCTCCCAGCTGTCCTGCTTGTGCATAAATTAAATCTCCATTGTCACCCCTTAGGCAGAAACCACATATGCTCATTCCTGGGTTGCCATGACTTGCCCCATCGGTGTTGATTTTTACTCTACCTTTTGTCGGCCTTTCCCACTTGACCACACAGTGATGTAATCTAGGTTTGTACTCTGTCAAGTATTGTATGACTGTAGACCAGTCTGTAGGTACTGATGTTAACCAAGGATAATTGGTTTGGATTAACTGATCGATATTCAGTTGCCCTTGGTAAGCCATCTTGTTGTAGGTTGTATTTCCTCCATGTGTCCTGGTATTCCTTCTTTTCCATATTTCCCACAATAATTTCTGGAATCACCCAGAAAACAACCTGTAGTTTAGGAGGCTGTTTAGAGATCCACCTCTGTAATATGACTTGATGTAGTTGCGTACCATCAATGTGAAGACCTGCACAATAAGCAAACTGTCTCCATAGCTTCACAGCTAATGGAGAAGTTAGAAATAAGTGATTGATATTCTCCTCCTTGTGATCGTCACAACACTAACACCTTGACACCAGATTAATGTTGATCTTTTCCAGATTGTTGTCAGTTGGTATCCTACCTTTCCAGACACTCCACATGAAGAAACTTATTTTAACAGGAAGTCCTTTTGGCCatatatagttatatattttGGATTGCTCTTGTTTCTTTCTGATTATTTGTGATTTTACTGTGAATCTCCAACTAGTTTCTCCCATCCACCATGTCTTATCATTATCCACCTCCATTAGTATTGggcttatatttttttttgaacatCAATGGTATGTTGGACCATTTCTGTTGAAACTCTATCCTGTAACATCTGGTCTCTAGTTTCATCCGTGatgaatttcttcacttctaTTTCTTCTGTCCATGTTCATTGTCTACATAGTACAGAGCCTCTTGTTGGGTCCAATTGTCAAACCAAAAACTAGAGTTTCCTGTTTTGATTTACCACCAAATTAGGTGTTCCATGTCTTCCTTATTTCCATCATCTTTTTCCACACTTGTGAAGCCCCTTTTGATTGGGCAATTACTGGGTGTAACTTTCAATATTTGTTTCGTATATAGGCACTCCACATTGAAGTAAATATTCTGAAATTCCACCTTAGTTTTCCAAATAAGGCTTTAGATGTATCATGCAAAGATCTAAAATCAATTCCACCTGCTGCTTTAGGTGAACACAAACTTTACCAAGCCACCAATGTATTTTCCTGTTATTTGCAGTTGTTCCCCAAAAAATCATGCAAAACTTTTATGGATTTGATTTATGACTCCCCCTGGAGTGTTCATTACTGATAGAAGGTACACAGGAATGGTCTGCAGCACATGGGCAACTAGAATATATCTGGCCCCAAATGATAGGAATCTGTTTTGCCATTGCATTTCCCTCTTCATGATTTTTCTGACTAGCTTGTCTTCTCTCATAGTCCACAGGACAGCCAAGATAAGTGAAGGGAAAAGAACCTTTTCTCATCCTTTTTCTTCGATTAATGGTATTGCAAATGCTTAGAGGCATCTTCTCATGCACATAAAAGGAACCTTTTGAATTGTTGACCAGTTGTCCAGAACACTCTTCATACTGCTTCACTACTTGAATAGTTTTCTTCATAGAACTAGAGTTAGCTGAACAAAGAAGAATGGTATCACCAGCATATGACAAGTGGTTTATGGGGGTTCATTTAGGAAGCCCAAAGCCTCTATATCTGccatcataaaataaattgttcAGTCCTCTTGCTAAAACCTCTGCTGCAATGATAAATAGAGTGGGTGATAAGGGGTCTCCTTGTTTCACTCCCCTCGTGGATTTAAAGAAACCACGTGGCTGACCGTTAACCAGTTATGTGAGACCAATCTCCACATCATGTCAATGATAATCTCTGAGAAACCAAACTGCCTCGTAACCTTAGTAAGGTAGATCCATGAGACACAATCGTAGGCCTTTGTCATGTCTGATTTTACTACAATGTTGTGGTGCTTATTCCTTTTGTTGACATCTCTGATGATTTCCTGTGCTAGCAACACATTTTCTATGATACTTCTCCCTTTAACAAAAACAGTTTGATGAGAAGAAATCAAACTGGGAAGTATATTATTAGCAGAAGTGCTCAAGCTAATAGGTCTCAAGTCCGCAAATGTTTCACTTCATTCTTCTTGGGAATTTAACCAAGTTGGTGTGAGTGATGAATCTAGGAATCTCATGTCCACAGAAAAAAGCCTTTACCACATCTTCCCCTATTATGTCCGAGCAAGTTTGAAAAACGGCCTGAAAAGCCATCCGGACCGCTTGCACTATTACTATTTAGACTTCACACTGCTGTTTATCACCTCCTCTATTCCTGGTAGCTCTGTTATAAAGTCATTTTGTTCTTGTGTAACCAGAGTTGGAATGTTCTGTATCAtgtcattatcttttatcagtTTTTTCTTCACTAAGTTGCTTCTGGAAGTAACTTTCTGCCTTTTCTACCATATGTTGTTTCTCTGttacccaatctccttcacaattTTGTTCTCTGGAGACTCAATTTGTTCCTACTCCCAGTAACATAAGAGTGAAAGAACTTTGTGTTCTTATCTCCCACCTTAAACCATTCATTCCTGCCTTCTGTCGCCAGAAGTCCTCCTCCATGCTCATATACCTTCTCAAATCTGCCTGGGCTCTATGAAGTTCTTCTCTGTTCTGACCTGAATGCTTCATCTCCATCTGAATCTCTTTTACTTTCTATCACGTCCTCGAGAGTGGagattttctggaaaatatttCCATAAGCTTCTTTACTCCATAGAGTCAAAAGCCTGCTTAACCTTCTTCGTCTTGGCATGAAATTCCAGAAAAGGAGAAACAGCAAAACTCAGATTCCCGTTTCCTTAAATCAGATCTTTGAAAGATTGGTGGTTGGTCCAGaagttcaaaaatttaaaaggtcCAATGATTGGTTCTTCCTGTGAGTTACATACCACATGAAGGGGAGCATGATTGTAGTTCAGTATTTTTCCAAgatatcttttcttttccctATGTAATACTACAGCTACATCCTTGAAGTTGTATAGGTACCTTCATTGATCGTTACTGTTACGCAATAACTAGTGAAtatcaacttttatttttgtttgaagaTGTCGATTCATTTGCAGGCTGAGCAATGGGTCAACAGTATGGGTAACTCTTCTGATGATGCTAACCCAACTGTGGTTGTTCTAGAGAGTCGACCACCCAGGTAAAGATCTTCAACATGGCtatgattttgatgaaattcCTGAGGTTAATTTCTTAGGTCTTTGCAGGCTTGGAATTGGTGCTGCAGTTCCACGTCAATCCCAAACAGTACTCTCAAATGACCCCGCTGAAAGAAGGCTACGTGCTAAATTGGATGctgagaaaagaagaaaattgaagaGCTCTGAAGCATCAACAATATCCAACAAAGATGGGaaagttgatgaagaaagtgaTGAAGATGAATCAGAAAGCAAATCAAAAGCTTTTACTAAGAAGAGGCCTGCACCTTTGCCCTCGACTCtgcaagtaaaaaaaaagaagtgactTTGCATCATCCAGCAATGAATACTTCGAGATGTGCTGGAGTTCTACCATAGTATAAAATTCTCCGCCGTCGTTTCTTGTGGCCATTTTGTATGTAGGGTGCAGTTTGTTTTGTCAGTGGTGCTTATTTCTCAACAGCATGTTCTCCCCCAACCCCCCTCTCCAGCGTGTGCCTTTGGTGACAAACGCTTTTAGAAAACATGTCATTCTCTcatttttgttctcttttggtTGTAGTTAATGGAATAAAGTAAATCTTTTCTGCAACGATGCTCAAACACACAAAGGACACATCATGTTTGGTACTTTTAAGTTTGTTTGTTCTGATGAGCATATAACCAGGCAAAGAGTGATGATTAGTCAAGTTACTGCTTTAATGTTGTTGCACTTTTACTCTTGCTTTAATCTTTTAGCTGCAAATACTTTTTTGTGAATGTTGCAATAGGAGGGTAGTACTCAGGGAAGTGAGAACATGTGTTTAACCTTCTCATGCGTTGTAATGACATTAATATTCTCATTTCGAAGTGATACTGTACCATAACCTTAATGTCAtagtaaatttcattttatttttgattataAAAGACTGGACAACATAAGTACTACCAAAGTAGCAATTATGTGGGCCAGTCGAGAAGAGTcctttttttgcaaaatttggTTCAATATGACTTGcctaaattgaaacaaattgaAAACAGTAGCTTAAGAAATGCATGAGCAATCAAAGAGTGATACAAACAACCATgtcaatatattatttctttcttttctactttgatgtaattttcaGTTACAATCACTTTGTACTTACAAGAGAAAAAGACTATCTAAGAGAAAAAAAGGGACTAAAAAAGGATGACCTGTGTCAAACACCCAAAGCCTCAACAACCAATCTGCCACgcaaaaagaaaaggaaaatctaAATATATGTAGGTAAAACACACTTTAACAAACCACTCAAAACACATTCTACATGTCATATGACATCCTCCCCAGGAGGAACTAGCACCATCTGATTTCTTAAAAAGCAATTGAATCAATGAGGGAGTTCTCTGATCCCTGGTGCCACACATTATACTTTATTGGCTTAGCTTTTGCATGGAAGTCTGTTATACTATTGTCATAAAAGTAAGTACTAGAAGAGAGTGTATTTGAAGCACTCTAGGCAAGAAGCTAGATGAGAGGTGAAATGATTAGTTGAGATATCAAGATTTTATGCCATTTTTGGTTCACAAGAGTAGCATGGTCTACTTCGTTATCTAGAGTCAAGGGAAGCCTTCTCTTAGTTTCTACAGAGAGACAGGTCTGGTTACTGGTCCACGCTACTCTCAGTTTCACTCGTGACTGGAAAGAGAACATCTTCTGCACACTCCAAAGTATCACCAGAAATGCTCAAAATTGTGTCATCCATCAGCTCTTCTAGAATAATCTCCCCCATCTCAACTCCGATATGTCCAAGATCCAATCGGAGATTCATCCATGTCCCTGATCTTTCCATGTCTTTTTTGACAAGCTGTTCCAAAGAATGAGGAGCTGAATATTGGAGAAGATACCATTCTACTCCCTCCCATACTTCATTTATCAGGTCCATCCCTTTTGGAACAGGTCGAATGTTATGTTTACCGAGTGACACTCTGGGGTTGCAGCCAAAATATCGCTCACATACTGCTTTAAGAACTTCATTTGCACAATCAAAAAGGAGCTTCTGATCATGACAAGAACGGCTTGAAAATAACTCTACCTCGTCAAATAATGATGGGTCAAGAATCTGGTCAGAAGAAAGCCACCTTAAGAGAAACTCATCCCAACTTAATCCTGAGCCAAGAAGAACTGCTTCTACATATTCAAAAGCGGATTCTTCATTTTCAAAACAA is part of the Solanum lycopersicum chromosome 1, SLM_r2.1 genome and harbors:
- the LOC101267844 gene encoding uncharacterized protein isoform X1, which translates into the protein MTNLLRAFLIPLRMSAYFTGLRKASLGLWSRTHHRVTHRAFCCILPVMIDLMIRWFNMTTSLEESSKKTSRPQLVVLNKAFKLAEQWVNSMGNSSDDANPTVVVLESRPPRLGIGAAVPRQSQTVLSNDPAERRLRAKLDAEKRRKLKSSEASTISNKDGKVDEESDEDESESKSKAFTKKRPAPLPSTLQVKKKK
- the LOC101267844 gene encoding uncharacterized protein isoform X2, whose product is MTTSLEESSKKTSRPQLVVLNKAFKLAEQWVNSMGNSSDDANPTVVVLESRPPRLGIGAAVPRQSQTVLSNDPAERRLRAKLDAEKRRKLKSSEASTISNKDGKVDEESDEDESESKSKAFTKKRPAPLPSTLQVKKKK